A stretch of the Ktedonobacterales bacterium genome encodes the following:
- a CDS encoding DUF4118 domain-containing protein → MIGYLVAIALQAIVATTTLLLLQTFPTFAFSGVLEVLVVAFVALNWGAGPSLIATLVGALLLEFVILPPRFTWNLTDAQQVVETLLFLFAGLIISVVASQSQRARKNAEELTISLAVERAHLNAIIEAIPDVVAIYDHQGTIIRLNHAGQQMVSLTGSSATQAPALPNDAGAASGEEQFPLALFPLERVLEGETLEAIEVQTSTALGEERFVSVSAAPLRERQGQGAGAVSIMRDITTLRRNEQAVREANRQMSDFLSLASHELRTPLTGITGHLQLAQRRLERLISSEERPKTIHTREETSRFALIQEPLQRAEQQARLMNRLVGDLLDASRIQADRLTLHLTLCNLTTIVQQTVEEQQYSWPNRTIALHLPDNAQAPLLADVDRIGQVVTNYLTNALKYSPEDKRVEVCLRLEGHQARVLVRDYGPGLPASEQERIWERFHRAPGVEVQSGSGVGWAWACTSAASLSSGIRGRLALKACQDTGLLSGLPSR, encoded by the coding sequence ATGATAGGCTATCTGGTAGCAATCGCTCTGCAAGCAATTGTCGCTACTACCACCCTCCTGCTGCTGCAAACCTTTCCCACCTTCGCGTTTTCCGGTGTGCTGGAGGTGTTGGTCGTCGCTTTCGTAGCCTTGAACTGGGGGGCTGGCCCCAGCCTGATCGCAACCCTGGTAGGCGCGCTTCTTTTGGAGTTTGTGATCTTGCCGCCCCGTTTTACCTGGAACCTGACCGATGCTCAGCAAGTTGTCGAAACGCTCCTGTTCTTATTCGCCGGATTGATTATTAGTGTGGTTGCCAGCCAAAGCCAGCGGGCGCGGAAGAACGCCGAAGAGCTGACCATCTCATTGGCGGTCGAGCGGGCGCACTTGAACGCGATCATCGAGGCAATCCCGGATGTTGTCGCTATCTACGATCATCAAGGAACCATTATACGGCTCAACCACGCAGGGCAGCAGATGGTCAGCCTCACTGGCAGCAGCGCGACACAGGCGCCAGCCCTGCCAAATGACGCAGGGGCCGCCAGCGGTGAGGAGCAGTTCCCACTCGCTCTCTTTCCTCTTGAGCGAGTGCTGGAAGGTGAGACGCTGGAGGCTATTGAAGTGCAGACCTCCACTGCTCTAGGGGAGGAACGCTTTGTGTCGGTAAGTGCTGCTCCCCTGCGAGAACGACAAGGCCAGGGAGCCGGGGCTGTGAGCATCATGCGCGATATTACCACCCTCCGCCGGAATGAGCAGGCGGTACGTGAAGCCAACCGACAGATGAGCGACTTCCTTAGTCTCGCCAGCCATGAACTTCGCACACCTTTGACCGGCATCACCGGCCACCTTCAGCTAGCCCAGCGTCGCCTGGAGCGCCTCATTTCCAGTGAAGAGAGGCCCAAGACAATACACACCAGAGAAGAAACCAGCCGATTCGCGCTGATTCAGGAGCCACTTCAGCGGGCAGAACAGCAGGCCAGGCTCATGAACCGGCTGGTAGGCGACCTGTTGGATGCCTCGCGCATCCAGGCCGACCGACTCACGCTTCATCTCACCCTTTGTAATCTGACCACCATTGTTCAGCAGACAGTAGAAGAGCAGCAATACTCCTGGCCGAATCGCACCATTGCGCTCCACCTGCCGGATAATGCGCAGGCGCCGCTCCTGGCAGATGTCGACCGCATCGGGCAGGTGGTGACGAACTACCTGACCAATGCGCTCAAATATTCTCCAGAGGATAAGCGGGTCGAAGTGTGTCTCCGATTGGAGGGCCACCAGGCGCGAGTGCTGGTGCGCGACTACGGACCGGGATTGCCCGCCTCTGAGCAAGAGCGCATCTGGGAGCGATTTCATCGCGCGCCGGGGGTTGAAGTGCAGAGCGGCTCTGGAGTGGGTTGGGCCTGGGCTTGCACATCAGCCGCATCATTATCGAGCGGCATCAGGGGCAGGTTGGCGTTGAAAGCCTGCCAGGATACGGGGCTACTTTCTGGTTTACCCTCCCGCTGA
- a CDS encoding cation:proton antiporter, with the protein MHTLPLLLQMTVALSAAFCGGLIARRFGLPPIVGYLLAGVVIGPFTPGFIGDVETINELAELGVIFLLFGVGLHFSLRDLWAVRKIAIPGALGQMALATAVGFALTRAWGWSGASGVVLGLAISIASTVVLLRGLMDQGLLNTRHGQAAVGLSVFQDLATVLILVLLPVLSPIGQGSLWQTTGFALLKAGIFAGIMLLVGARVLPWLLLRIAHTRSRELFVVAVVVIALGIALGAADLFGISLALGAFLAGVVISESAISHQVGAQMLPFRDTFAVLFFVSVGMLVNPGYLVSHSEQVLALTALIVLGKPLLTILLGFLIPVSARTLLVVSAGLSQIGEFSFIIGQAAVALGLLTLEQYSLILTGALLSILVNPFLFRAISPTEALLRRWPWLWKRLDRQGPTPPPPSEALSNHVVVVGYGRVGQHVVTVLKHLTIPQLVVEMDVDRVKKLEQEDIPTLLGDAANSEVLTHARLERARALVVTVPEEAAAELIVATAHDLAPTTPIIARASTQVGVSRLAELGAQQVIHPELEGGLEIVRQALIRLGFPEQEVDQYAEAVRRDRYETGIDTTTEQQALEQLLNAVSGAKKTFVVDEKEEDDNITHSSRRAR; encoded by the coding sequence TTGCACACCCTACCCTTGCTGTTGCAGATGACAGTCGCCTTAAGCGCAGCCTTCTGCGGTGGGCTGATCGCTCGTCGCTTCGGGCTGCCTCCCATCGTGGGCTATCTGCTCGCAGGGGTCGTCATTGGTCCCTTTACCCCTGGATTCATCGGTGATGTCGAAACAATCAACGAGTTGGCCGAACTTGGGGTGATCTTCCTCCTGTTTGGGGTTGGACTTCATTTCTCGCTGCGTGATCTGTGGGCCGTCAGAAAAATTGCGATCCCTGGAGCTCTTGGGCAAATGGCCCTCGCCACCGCGGTGGGGTTCGCCCTGACACGAGCCTGGGGATGGTCTGGTGCTTCCGGCGTGGTGCTGGGGCTGGCTATTTCTATCGCCAGTACGGTTGTCCTCTTGCGTGGCCTGATGGACCAGGGATTGCTCAATACCCGACATGGGCAGGCTGCCGTAGGGTTGTCGGTATTCCAAGACCTGGCGACGGTGCTGATCCTGGTCTTGCTGCCGGTGTTGTCTCCAATCGGCCAGGGAAGCCTGTGGCAAACGACTGGCTTCGCCCTGCTAAAAGCAGGCATCTTTGCCGGGATTATGCTCCTCGTTGGAGCGCGCGTACTCCCCTGGCTCCTCTTGCGGATCGCGCATACCCGCTCGCGTGAATTATTTGTTGTAGCGGTGGTCGTGATCGCTCTGGGGATCGCGCTGGGAGCAGCAGACCTCTTTGGTATCTCCCTGGCGCTGGGCGCTTTCCTGGCAGGTGTGGTCATCAGTGAATCGGCAATCAGCCATCAGGTAGGCGCTCAGATGCTGCCATTTCGGGATACCTTTGCCGTCCTCTTCTTTGTCTCCGTCGGCATGCTCGTGAATCCAGGCTATCTGGTCTCCCACAGCGAACAAGTTCTCGCACTGACCGCGCTGATTGTCCTGGGCAAGCCGCTCCTGACAATCCTCCTGGGATTTCTGATACCCGTCTCAGCGCGAACGCTGCTGGTGGTGTCTGCCGGGCTGAGCCAGATCGGAGAGTTCTCCTTTATTATCGGGCAGGCGGCGGTTGCATTAGGTCTGCTCACTCTGGAGCAATATTCCTTGATTCTGACAGGGGCGCTCCTGTCCATCCTGGTCAATCCATTCCTGTTCAGGGCAATATCCCCAACAGAAGCTCTGCTGCGTCGGTGGCCCTGGCTGTGGAAGCGCCTGGATCGACAGGGGCCGACACCACCGCCGCCCAGCGAAGCCCTCAGCAATCATGTAGTGGTCGTAGGCTATGGAAGGGTCGGCCAGCATGTGGTCACGGTCCTGAAGCATCTGACAATCCCACAACTGGTGGTAGAGATGGATGTAGACCGGGTGAAAAAACTGGAGCAGGAGGACATTCCTACCTTGTTGGGTGATGCGGCGAACTCTGAAGTGCTTACGCATGCCCGATTGGAGCGCGCTCGCGCCCTGGTGGTCACGGTACCGGAGGAAGCCGCCGCAGAACTGATCGTGGCGACAGCACACGATCTCGCGCCCACGACACCCATCATCGCTCGCGCCTCGACACAGGTGGGGGTAAGCCGCCTGGCCGAGCTTGGAGCGCAGCAGGTCATCCATCCTGAACTGGAAGGAGGTCTGGAGATCGTTCGCCAGGCGCTGATTCGTCTCGGTTTCCCAGAACAAGAAGTGGACCAATACGCAGAAGCAGTTCGGCGGGATCGGTACGAGACGGGAATTGATACCACGACTGAACAACAGGCTTTGGAACAGCTCCTAAATGCTGTTTCGGGCGCAAAGAAGACTTTCGTGGTTGATGAGAAAGAGGAAGATGATAACATCACCCACTCTTCAAGACGCGCGCGCTGA
- a CDS encoding NUDIX domain-containing protein, whose translation MNSQQRLREPLAVQPGIRELDQRRAGCRLEVWARRAFYHTWRMLPTWCQDLAVRIAAPKVTMGACAVIVDGRGRVLLAHHTYRARPWGLPGGLIGSGEQPAAGLERELHEELGVLVQVGPVLSAEKHPRTHQLTLYYRAALPGTPREDGIEIDELRYVAPEEVTALLGDEADVCLRCMQVYGEVSPVGGAG comes from the coding sequence ATGAACTCGCAGCAACGGTTGCGAGAACCGCTTGCGGTCCAACCTGGAATCCGTGAGTTAGACCAGCGCCGGGCGGGGTGCAGGCTGGAGGTGTGGGCGAGACGTGCATTCTATCACACCTGGCGGATGCTGCCAACCTGGTGTCAGGATCTGGCTGTACGCATTGCTGCGCCCAAGGTGACGATGGGAGCCTGCGCGGTGATTGTGGATGGTCGGGGGCGGGTGCTGCTGGCGCATCATACCTATCGGGCACGTCCCTGGGGACTCCCTGGCGGGCTTATTGGTTCCGGCGAGCAGCCAGCCGCAGGGCTGGAGCGCGAACTACATGAGGAGTTGGGCGTATTGGTCCAGGTGGGGCCAGTCCTTTCCGCAGAGAAGCATCCAAGAACCCATCAGTTAACGCTCTACTACCGAGCGGCATTACCTGGCACGCCACGCGAAGACGGCATTGAAATAGATGAACTCCGCTACGTCGCGCCGGAGGAGGTGACGGCGCTGCTGGGGGATGAAGCGGACGTGTGTTTACGATGTATGCAGGTGTATGGAGAGGTAAGCCCAGTCGGAGGCGCTGGCTGA
- a CDS encoding Crp/Fnr family transcriptional regulator, with translation MRLEVYLPLQYSDQSEVLDLIKRAEQIPGLQVTIRSIGSGDLRSFFVGAVPIYLLDGQLLAAGYPPPESFLAALRQRAQAPSSAWLLPAGSAWSPQDSPHAAASASDQGTSPVLLLLDVFRDLTQEELAALSPTLRLKRYAKGQCVYWQGDVADTMFLLRQGRIELHHLTRHGKRLKLGVMRPGMFFGEVCVLGESIRYATAEVVETSQVAIIERAEVVRLIREEPDFALYLVKALSRRLQLSEMRMVTLAYYDVSTRLAAELLQVSQEEQATLLPITHQELADRSGLLRETVTKTLDAFQEEGLVELHRGQVRLRDVRGLRTLLEPLDTENILQG, from the coding sequence ATGCGTTTAGAGGTCTACCTCCCTCTCCAGTATTCTGACCAGTCAGAAGTGTTGGATCTCATCAAACGGGCCGAGCAGATCCCTGGGCTACAGGTGACTATCAGGTCTATTGGGTCTGGCGATCTTCGTAGCTTCTTCGTGGGAGCCGTACCCATCTATCTATTAGATGGACAACTTCTTGCCGCCGGGTATCCTCCACCTGAGTCCTTCCTGGCAGCCCTGCGCCAACGCGCCCAGGCGCCATCGTCGGCGTGGCTCCTCCCTGCGGGTTCTGCGTGGTCTCCCCAGGATAGCCCACACGCGGCAGCCTCGGCCTCAGACCAGGGAACGTCTCCCGTTCTCCTGCTGCTGGACGTGTTTCGTGATCTGACTCAGGAGGAACTGGCAGCCCTGAGTCCCACCCTACGCCTGAAACGCTATGCGAAGGGCCAGTGCGTCTACTGGCAAGGAGACGTTGCAGACACGATGTTCCTGCTGCGGCAGGGACGGATCGAACTCCATCACCTGACCCGACATGGGAAGCGGTTGAAGTTAGGAGTCATGCGGCCTGGCATGTTTTTTGGAGAGGTATGTGTCCTGGGCGAGAGTATTCGTTACGCCACCGCTGAAGTGGTCGAAACGTCTCAGGTAGCCATTATCGAGCGGGCCGAGGTTGTACGGCTCATTCGTGAAGAACCAGACTTTGCGCTCTATCTCGTGAAAGCACTCAGTCGGCGCTTGCAGTTGAGTGAAATGCGCATGGTAACTCTGGCCTATTATGATGTCTCGACTCGCCTGGCCGCCGAACTCTTACAGGTGAGCCAGGAGGAACAAGCGACGCTGCTGCCCATCACCCATCAGGAATTGGCAGACCGCAGCGGCCTGCTGCGAGAAACCGTGACAAAAACGCTCGACGCATTTCAGGAGGAAGGGCTGGTTGAACTCCACCGTGGACAGGTTCGCTTGCGAGATGTGCGGGGGCTGAGAACCTTGCTCGAACCACTGGATACCGAGAACATCCTCCAGGGCTAA
- a CDS encoding Crp/Fnr family transcriptional regulator: MRLEIYSSSQNNDYQESLLIAEQASLIPDLDVAIITVDESEQHSAPVQESPSYLLDSQVISMERSSWEGFLKHLRWQARANLDGDSSPHRSQLPPPQKPASSTPHSSSLLSMDLFSDLKEESIVSIYRRMPQRKYAKGQLIYLQDEPSQGLFLLRQGRVQVYRLTSNGKRLELATIHAGTFFGEVPLLGEALHHASAEAGEDAIVGIFSRPHLEQVIREWPVVGLRLIDELSRRIDLDAFRLEEFAYQSAPARLATALLRLRQESGDQVITMTHQELGDVTGLLRETVTKMLNEFRVAGLVELHRGRILLSDVTGLQRLLKEYDLVGSRQLTRLAAS, from the coding sequence ATGCGCCTGGAGATCTATAGTAGTAGCCAGAACAATGATTATCAGGAATCACTCCTCATCGCCGAGCAAGCGAGCCTGATTCCTGATCTTGATGTCGCTATTATTACAGTTGATGAGAGCGAGCAGCATTCGGCTCCCGTTCAAGAGTCGCCTTCGTACTTGCTTGATAGCCAGGTGATTTCGATGGAGCGGTCCTCCTGGGAAGGGTTCCTCAAACATCTCCGCTGGCAGGCGAGAGCAAATCTTGATGGGGATAGTTCACCGCATCGCTCGCAATTGCCACCCCCTCAGAAGCCAGCTTCATCCACCCCACACAGTTCATCGTTGCTCTCGATGGATCTTTTCTCCGATCTAAAGGAAGAGAGTATCGTTTCAATATACCGGCGCATGCCGCAGCGGAAATATGCGAAGGGGCAGCTTATCTACTTGCAAGATGAGCCATCTCAAGGGTTGTTTCTGCTGAGACAGGGCCGGGTGCAAGTCTATCGTTTGACTTCCAATGGCAAGCGATTAGAACTGGCAACGATCCATGCCGGGACGTTCTTCGGTGAAGTGCCACTATTGGGAGAGGCATTGCATCATGCCTCAGCCGAAGCAGGCGAAGACGCTATCGTTGGCATATTCAGTCGCCCACATCTGGAGCAGGTCATCCGCGAATGGCCGGTGGTTGGTCTACGCTTGATTGATGAACTCAGCCGACGCATAGACCTCGACGCATTCCGTCTCGAAGAATTCGCGTACCAGAGCGCACCCGCGCGCCTGGCAACAGCCCTCTTACGTTTGCGTCAGGAAAGTGGGGATCAAGTCATCACCATGACCCATCAAGAACTCGGCGACGTGACCGGCTTGCTGCGTGAAACGGTCACGAAGATGCTCAACGAATTCCGTGTCGCCGGGCTGGTGGAATTGCACCGGGGCCGCATTCTTCTGAGCGATGTCACTGGCCTTCAACGGTTGCTCAAAGAGTATGACCTGGTTGGCTCACGCCAGTTAACCAGGCTGGCGGCTAGTTGA